CGGTGTCGCGGGCGGGATCGCGACATATCTCAACATCGACCCGGTGTTCGTCCGCCTGGGCTTCGTCATCTTCTCGCTCTTCAACGGGCTGGGCGTGCTGCTCTACCTGGCGCTGTGGCTGCTGGTGCCCAACGCCGACAGCGTCTATGTCGACTCGCGCTCGCAGGTGCGCGAGAATGTGGACGAGATGCGCAGCGCCGCCGAGGATGTGATCAACCGCGTGCGCAGCGCCTTCAGCGCCTAGCGCCATCGGCACAAACAGGCGGGCCTGTGTGGCATACCCACACA
The sequence above is a segment of the Chloroflexia bacterium SDU3-3 genome. Coding sequences within it:
- a CDS encoding PspC domain-containing protein, producing MEKRLYRSRDHRVAGGVAGGIATYLNIDPVFVRLGFVIFSLFNGLGVLLYLALWLLVPNADSVYVDSRSQVRENVDEMRSAAEDVINRVRSAFSA